The Chryseobacterium nakagawai genome has a segment encoding these proteins:
- a CDS encoding 1-acyl-sn-glycerol-3-phosphate acyltransferase, translated as MKKLIGKLMLKLLGWKVVLQGDVNNLNRCILVVAPHTHNMEYILGNFAYWSLNKPLKIIIKDAHTKAWYGSVVRGLGGIGIDRSQKNDLVNFVASKFAKEDFSLVITPEGTRSWVPKWRKGFYHMAMAAKVPIVLAAGDFKRNIVYLGYTIPYERIASVPFSEIMQEIQDYYVKNDIVPKVSANWNPNIMGSGE; from the coding sequence ATGAAAAAGCTGATAGGCAAACTGATGTTAAAATTATTAGGATGGAAAGTTGTTCTGCAGGGCGACGTTAACAACCTGAACAGATGTATTCTGGTGGTGGCACCACATACGCATAATATGGAATACATTTTAGGAAACTTTGCTTATTGGTCCCTGAATAAACCTTTAAAAATTATCATTAAAGATGCTCACACCAAAGCATGGTATGGAAGTGTTGTAAGGGGACTTGGAGGTATTGGTATTGACAGAAGTCAGAAAAATGACCTTGTCAATTTTGTAGCCAGCAAGTTTGCCAAAGAAGATTTCAGTCTTGTAATTACTCCGGAAGGAACCAGAAGCTGGGTTCCGAAATGGAGAAAAGGATTCTACCATATGGCAATGGCAGCAAAAGTACCTATTGTATTGGCGGCAGGAGATTTCAAAAGAAACATCGTATACCTTGGTTACACGATTCCTTATGAAAGAATTGCGTCCGTTCCGTTTTCTGAGATCATGCAGGAAATTCAGGATTATTATGTGAAAAACGATATTGTTCCTAAGGTTTCTGCCAACTGGAACCCTAATATTATGGGTTCAGGGGAATAA
- a CDS encoding PaaI family thioesterase, with the protein MKGQTKEEILAFINNWGGETLAKAMEIKFIDIDLENETLTATMPVLPRTHQPFGIMHGGASCVLAETLGSSLSNIFIDGDKYYGVGTNINSNHLRSKKDGIVTATARFIRKGKTMHVSEIEIRDEKGTLINHTTMTNNIINK; encoded by the coding sequence ATGAAAGGTCAAACAAAAGAAGAAATATTAGCATTCATCAATAACTGGGGCGGTGAAACCCTGGCAAAAGCAATGGAAATCAAATTCATTGATATAGATCTTGAAAATGAAACTCTTACCGCTACAATGCCTGTACTCCCAAGGACTCATCAGCCTTTTGGGATTATGCACGGAGGAGCAAGCTGCGTACTGGCTGAAACATTGGGTTCAAGCCTATCTAACATCTTCATTGATGGTGATAAATATTATGGTGTAGGCACCAACATTAATTCCAACCACCTAAGAAGTAAAAAGGACGGAATAGTAACGGCTACTGCCCGTTTCATCAGAAAAGGAAAAACAATGCATGTCTCTGAAATTGAGATCAGGGATGAGAAAGGAACGCTTATTAACCATACGACGATGACAAATAATATCATCAATAAGTAG
- a CDS encoding chorismate-binding protein: MIYFKLPFNEGLHTVEETTDKNAVNFYSYNNLNQINFNGNIIKVDASKFNNITITNESLVKDTTAFTAETKEEYCNTLQQVIEVIKENDLPKLVYARRKIFTDFNTIDYKASFDKLCQSYPNAFRYLFNDGENAWMGAFSEVLGKFNKITHEFETMALAGTLPTSEGWTEKEIDEQKPVTTYIQNILKNYSDNIQQSETYDHISGNIKHLRTDFKTIIKPNDLDSLIKDLHPTPAVCGIPKDFCNENIRKYEKFPREFYAGYIKVETEESVLYFVNLRCARLYKGSVHIFVGGGITAQSNPEKEWTETELKSEAILKNLVVS, from the coding sequence ATGATTTATTTCAAACTTCCCTTCAACGAAGGCTTGCATACTGTAGAAGAAACAACTGATAAAAACGCAGTCAATTTTTATTCTTATAACAACCTGAATCAGATCAACTTTAATGGAAACATCATCAAGGTTGATGCTTCAAAATTTAATAACATTACGATCACTAATGAATCCCTGGTAAAAGATACAACGGCTTTTACAGCAGAAACTAAAGAAGAATACTGCAATACTCTACAACAGGTAATTGAGGTTATTAAAGAAAATGATCTTCCTAAACTGGTGTATGCAAGGAGAAAGATCTTTACAGACTTTAATACGATTGATTATAAGGCAAGTTTCGATAAATTATGTCAATCCTACCCCAATGCCTTCAGGTATCTTTTTAACGATGGAGAAAATGCATGGATGGGGGCTTTTTCCGAAGTACTAGGTAAGTTTAATAAAATCACCCATGAGTTTGAAACTATGGCACTGGCAGGAACTCTTCCTACATCTGAAGGATGGACAGAAAAAGAGATTGATGAACAGAAACCGGTTACCACTTACATTCAGAATATTCTGAAAAACTATTCAGACAACATTCAGCAGTCTGAAACCTATGACCATATTTCCGGAAATATTAAACATCTTCGTACGGACTTTAAAACGATAATAAAGCCCAATGACCTTGACAGTTTAATAAAGGATTTACACCCTACTCCTGCAGTATGTGGTATTCCTAAAGATTTCTGCAATGAAAATATCCGAAAATATGAGAAATTCCCTCGTGAATTTTATGCTGGTTATATCAAAGTGGAAACAGAAGAGAGTGTTCTTTATTTTGTGAATCTTAGATGCGCAAGACTTTATAAAGGTTCAGTACATATTTTTGTAGGCGGAGGAATTACCGCTCAAAGTAACCCGGAAAAGGAATGGACGGAAACAGAGCTTAAGTCTGAGGCTATTTTGAAGAATTTGGTTGTTTCTTAA
- a CDS encoding MarC family protein: MEIFDGFSFKEIVTSFMVLFAVIDIIGSVPIIVSLQQKFGKIEAGKASITAGAIMIVFLFVGNKILKLIGVDVNSFAIAGAFVIFVIALEMILGIEINKTTEAKAASIVPIAFPLVAGAGTLTTALSLRAEFHDINIICGIILNTIFVYLVLKSAKWLEQKIGDATLMILQKVFGIILLAISIKLFTANFAQLVLNYVNF, translated from the coding sequence ATGGAAATTTTTGATGGTTTCTCTTTTAAAGAGATCGTTACCAGCTTTATGGTTCTTTTTGCCGTTATCGATATTATCGGCTCAGTTCCCATTATAGTAAGCCTTCAGCAGAAGTTCGGAAAAATTGAGGCTGGAAAGGCTTCGATTACAGCTGGAGCAATTATGATTGTTTTCCTGTTTGTAGGAAATAAGATTCTAAAACTGATTGGAGTAGATGTAAATTCATTTGCCATCGCCGGAGCTTTTGTGATTTTTGTCATAGCGCTGGAAATGATTCTAGGAATTGAGATCAATAAAACAACCGAAGCAAAGGCCGCATCTATCGTTCCCATCGCATTTCCTTTGGTAGCTGGTGCCGGAACTTTAACAACAGCATTGTCCCTCAGAGCTGAATTTCATGATATTAATATTATTTGCGGGATTATTCTTAATACAATTTTCGTATATTTGGTGCTGAAATCAGCGAAATGGTTGGAGCAGAAAATAGGAGATGCTACTTTGATGATTCTTCAGAAAGTTTTCGGTATTATTCTTTTAGCGATTTCAATTAAATTATTCACTGCAAATTTTGCCCAATTGGTGCTGAATTATGTTAATTTTTAA
- a CDS encoding BatD family protein, with product MKDKLIYILLTLASVITYGQVNLSLDADKTEYGGKDIVNLTIVLELNGSDLVQQTGFQLPDLSKFNIIGSGSVTNTVIDPATNTLITQKVSRIALEPKKKGKIKIGSVLVTVNNKIYKTEPFDVNIRDIIEKKSLASNTSNEVYLNMEIEDRDVYQDQPTVAVLKVYSRNMDNLRKVKNIRLPQQDNINVHPINFNKSEIDPSDNGNMASQILAVFMVFPNEAGYVEVPGVSASVSTYSNKNKIVSNKVKINVRKLPEGAPDGFKNAVGNFNVSVYNTTKEKPEAKKPLNVVVKVAGEGNLPDLVLPKIATSPDYEVFAPKITSKVSPGKTGMKGEILANYVVIPNKSGAISIKMEPFAFFDPENKEYVDVGQRILDVQTFSHDQVLESRSTVEKVNEYTNNLLETVDTPVLKTTSFKVKEKSKFHWSILLTNIGILLGLFVVYLLFKTWQKKRTLVRETVSQKPLGSVAETEKEIRDLLKTDINDYFGYLENLKDNAEYEKFFITLEELDQEVRNQYFQGSVTEFKTFLEKHKGSSLAEQYGRLQQKIQMEKYSPVKSQEGIEELLKTIVNLYSQISK from the coding sequence ATGAAAGACAAATTGATTTACATATTGCTTACTTTGGCATCCGTAATTACTTACGGACAGGTAAATCTTTCTCTTGACGCAGATAAAACCGAGTATGGTGGAAAGGATATTGTAAACCTTACCATTGTTCTTGAGCTTAATGGAAGCGACCTTGTTCAACAGACAGGTTTTCAGCTTCCGGACCTTTCAAAATTCAACATTATCGGGAGTGGATCTGTAACCAATACAGTCATTGATCCGGCTACCAATACGCTTATTACTCAAAAAGTATCCAGAATTGCTCTTGAACCTAAGAAAAAAGGAAAGATCAAAATAGGGTCTGTGCTGGTAACTGTAAATAATAAAATTTATAAAACCGAACCTTTCGACGTTAATATCCGTGATATTATTGAAAAGAAATCTCTGGCCAGTAATACTTCCAATGAAGTCTATCTGAATATGGAGATTGAAGACAGGGATGTCTATCAGGATCAGCCTACTGTTGCTGTTCTGAAAGTATATTCCAGAAATATGGATAATCTTAGAAAAGTAAAGAATATCCGCCTTCCACAGCAGGATAATATTAATGTACATCCTATCAATTTCAATAAATCGGAAATAGATCCTTCTGATAATGGAAATATGGCATCCCAGATATTAGCGGTCTTTATGGTATTCCCAAATGAGGCTGGTTATGTTGAAGTTCCTGGAGTTTCAGCATCTGTGAGTACTTATTCAAATAAAAATAAGATTGTTTCCAATAAAGTAAAGATTAATGTAAGAAAGCTTCCGGAAGGAGCACCAGACGGTTTTAAAAATGCAGTTGGAAATTTTAATGTAAGTGTTTATAATACGACTAAAGAAAAACCTGAAGCTAAAAAGCCTCTGAATGTTGTAGTAAAGGTTGCCGGAGAAGGAAACTTACCGGACCTTGTACTTCCGAAAATTGCAACATCTCCTGATTATGAAGTTTTTGCTCCAAAGATTACATCAAAAGTTTCTCCGGGGAAAACCGGAATGAAGGGGGAGATTCTGGCCAATTATGTAGTAATTCCTAATAAATCAGGAGCCATTTCTATCAAGATGGAACCATTTGCTTTCTTTGATCCTGAAAACAAAGAATATGTGGATGTAGGTCAAAGAATATTGGATGTACAAACATTTTCGCACGATCAGGTATTGGAATCCCGTTCTACGGTAGAAAAGGTAAATGAATATACCAATAATCTTCTGGAGACCGTAGATACGCCGGTTTTGAAAACCACTTCATTTAAAGTAAAAGAGAAAAGCAAGTTCCATTGGAGTATTCTTTTAACCAATATCGGGATTCTTTTAGGCTTATTTGTTGTATATCTGTTATTTAAGACTTGGCAAAAAAAACGTACATTAGTTAGGGAAACTGTATCTCAAAAACCTTTGGGTTCAGTGGCAGAAACAGAAAAAGAAATCCGAGACTTGCTGAAAACGGATATCAATGATTATTTTGGTTATCTTGAAAACCTCAAAGATAACGCCGAATATGAAAAGTTCTTTATTACATTGGAAGAATTGGATCAGGAAGTAAGGAATCAGTATTTCCAAGGCTCTGTTACAGAGTTTAAGACTTTTCTTGAAAAACACAAAGGTTCATCCTTGGCAGAACAATATGGAAGACTGCAGCAGAAAATTCAGATGGAGAAATATTCTCCTGTGAAATCTCAAGAGGGAATTGAGGAACTTTTGAAAACAATTGTTAATTTATATTCACAAATTAGCAAATAG
- a CDS encoding tetratricopeptide repeat protein, whose protein sequence is MNTKTIFLSFIVAFFFSSFLFGQENYRTLVHEGNQKFDGKDYDGASSKYMEAVKSNDKDFTAHYNMGNALYKNKKYEEAKAEFEKAQQLSQTLPDKAAALHNLGNTYMQMNQPEKAADYYKKSLKQNPYSEATRKNYEIAKLKEKEKQQNKNEQNNSGKGGGGGSDQNKGEDQKGDKKDQRQDQGNGQQNEGKSDQGTPQQNQNNEGKMPKNLENQLLDKINEKEKETARRILNKNSYSMPESNEKDW, encoded by the coding sequence ATGAATACTAAAACCATATTTTTATCGTTTATAGTTGCTTTCTTCTTCTCAAGCTTCTTGTTTGGGCAGGAAAACTATAGAACTTTGGTTCATGAAGGCAATCAGAAATTTGACGGTAAAGACTATGATGGAGCTTCTTCCAAATATATGGAAGCCGTGAAATCCAATGATAAAGATTTTACAGCTCATTACAATATGGGAAATGCGCTGTATAAAAATAAAAAGTATGAAGAAGCAAAAGCCGAGTTTGAAAAAGCACAACAGCTGTCACAGACTCTTCCGGATAAGGCTGCAGCCCTTCATAATTTAGGAAATACCTATATGCAGATGAATCAGCCGGAAAAAGCGGCAGATTATTATAAAAAATCGCTTAAACAAAACCCTTACAGTGAGGCTACCCGTAAGAATTATGAAATTGCCAAACTGAAAGAAAAAGAAAAGCAGCAAAATAAAAACGAGCAGAATAACTCCGGAAAAGGAGGTGGAGGCGGTAGCGATCAAAACAAAGGTGAAGATCAGAAAGGTGATAAAAAAGACCAAAGGCAGGATCAGGGAAATGGCCAACAAAATGAAGGCAAAAGTGACCAGGGTACCCCTCAACAGAATCAGAATAATGAGGGCAAAATGCCAAAAAATCTTGAAAATCAGCTCTTAGATAAAATAAACGAAAAAGAAAAAGAAACCGCCAGAAGAATTTTAAATAAGAATTCTTATTCGATGCCCGAAAGCAACGAGAAAGATTGGTGA
- a CDS encoding vWA domain-containing protein has product MSWSLGNYWYLFLLLLLPLLAVFLVRFLKWRKKKRDVFAAGQFHDNLFEKNSGFTRFFPALYLLGTLFLIFSIIDLLNGSEEVKSNQRLNNVIFMLDVSNSMNAEDIEPSRLTEAKNLMIQTMSKMKNDKIGIVIFAGQAISIMPLTTDYNSAETYIGAIETNSMKIQGTDFLKGMQAATEKFKNVSKGSRKIILLSDGEDNEGNDNAAIRLANKEGITITSVGIGTDEGAPVPVYNDGQLMGYKTDVNGSTVISKRQTEALSKMAGSTGGTYIDGNNINEAPDRIIDAINKKSSGSETLVKSQNANHYYQYFLAVSILFFFLIYIFNPKNDFNL; this is encoded by the coding sequence ATGAGTTGGTCTTTAGGAAATTACTGGTATCTATTTTTACTGTTGCTACTGCCGCTGTTAGCTGTCTTTTTGGTTCGTTTTTTAAAATGGAGAAAGAAAAAGAGAGATGTTTTTGCTGCCGGCCAGTTTCATGATAATTTATTTGAAAAAAATTCAGGATTTACAAGGTTTTTTCCTGCATTATATCTATTGGGTACATTATTCCTGATATTCTCGATCATTGATCTTCTGAATGGTTCAGAAGAGGTGAAAAGCAATCAGAGATTAAATAATGTAATTTTTATGCTGGATGTTTCCAACTCTATGAATGCTGAAGATATTGAGCCGAGTCGGCTTACAGAAGCCAAAAATCTAATGATACAGACGATGTCGAAAATGAAGAACGATAAGATCGGGATTGTTATTTTTGCCGGGCAGGCCATATCAATAATGCCTTTAACAACAGATTATAATTCTGCTGAAACCTATATTGGTGCCATTGAAACCAATTCTATGAAGATTCAGGGGACAGATTTCCTGAAAGGAATGCAGGCTGCCACGGAGAAATTTAAAAATGTAAGCAAAGGATCGCGAAAAATTATACTACTGAGTGACGGTGAGGATAATGAAGGGAATGATAATGCCGCCATAAGGCTTGCTAATAAAGAAGGAATAACCATTACCTCTGTAGGAATAGGGACAGATGAAGGAGCGCCGGTTCCCGTATACAATGACGGACAGCTGATGGGCTATAAAACAGATGTCAACGGAAGCACTGTTATTTCCAAAAGACAGACTGAAGCCCTAAGTAAAATGGCGGGTTCTACGGGAGGAACATATATTGATGGTAATAATATCAATGAAGCTCCGGACAGGATTATTGATGCCATTAATAAGAAGTCTTCAGGATCTGAAACACTGGTGAAATCTCAGAATGCAAACCATTATTATCAATATTTTTTAGCAGTATCTATCCTGTTTTTCTTTTTAATTTATATTTTTAATCCCAAAAATGATTTTAATCTGTAG
- a CDS encoding VWA domain-containing protein, whose product MFNFEFYSPWFLLLFLLFIPLLIKDAGKKKRKGIKVPTIKNMGTSGGIQGVLFLLKISKYIILSALIIAMARPRTFTVSQDRDDTKGVDIMLSIDVSLSMLAKDLNPDRITALKDIAVKFVQKRPNDRIGVVAYAAEAFTKVPVTSDHQVVIDEIKNLNSTGLEPGTAIGEGLSVAVNHLTKSKAKSKVIILMTDGVSNIENAIPPQLAAELAKNNDIKVYTIGIGTNGYALMPTAVDFFGDLIFTEAEVTIDENTLREIAQTTGGKYFRATSNSSLEEVYDEINQLEKSDVKVSKLYNYEEYFKIFLWAALAMLMLDALLRWVFYKILS is encoded by the coding sequence ATGTTTAATTTTGAGTTTTACAGTCCGTGGTTTTTACTGCTTTTTTTGCTGTTTATTCCTCTTTTGATAAAAGATGCGGGTAAAAAGAAAAGAAAAGGCATAAAAGTTCCTACCATCAAAAATATGGGAACGAGCGGGGGAATACAAGGAGTTCTTTTCTTATTAAAAATATCAAAGTACATTATTCTGTCGGCGCTTATTATTGCCATGGCAAGACCAAGGACTTTTACGGTTTCACAGGACAGGGATGATACCAAGGGAGTAGATATTATGCTGTCTATTGATGTTTCACTCAGTATGCTGGCAAAAGATTTAAATCCCGACCGTATTACTGCTCTTAAAGATATTGCCGTTAAATTTGTTCAGAAACGCCCGAATGATAGGATTGGAGTAGTTGCTTATGCCGCAGAAGCATTTACCAAAGTACCTGTTACTTCAGACCATCAGGTAGTCATTGATGAGATCAAAAATCTTAATTCTACAGGTCTTGAACCAGGAACAGCGATAGGGGAAGGACTTTCTGTGGCTGTAAATCATTTAACTAAGAGTAAAGCTAAAAGTAAGGTTATCATTTTAATGACGGATGGGGTAAGTAATATTGAAAATGCAATCCCACCACAACTTGCTGCGGAACTTGCAAAAAATAATGATATAAAAGTATATACTATTGGTATTGGTACAAATGGTTATGCCCTGATGCCAACAGCCGTAGATTTTTTCGGAGATCTTATTTTTACTGAAGCTGAGGTGACTATTGATGAAAATACACTGAGAGAAATTGCCCAGACTACAGGAGGGAAATACTTCAGAGCGACTTCTAACAGCAGTCTGGAAGAAGTGTATGATGAGATCAACCAGTTGGAAAAATCAGATGTGAAAGTGTCAAAGTTGTACAACTACGAGGAGTATTTCAAGATCTTTTTGTGGGCAGCTCTGGCCATGTTGATGCTGGATGCATTATTGAGATGGGTGTTTTATAAAATTTTAAGCTGA
- a CDS encoding BatD family protein: MKKILLILSFLICANAFSQILSSNVEKKTIALGETNHLVIKIDNLHDEQVNSAAKNELLPFHFEETKDSIGQNANSYERKIEFAVFEEGKFTIPELEFKVGDKILKTIPYEIEVINTAQKADQINDIMKNKEVKLEAKDYWELYKFYILAALAAIALIIAIIMIVKWGRKAKSSPVVATNQTLKELDSLKKKKYIEGGNFRSFYVELIEISRNFITKQYHLPADVLLTDDLIDVMKKNNTISQDNEKIVEEVFLRGDLVKFAKTFPDQATMEKDFADIRDFVKRSSKDLEFENLRKDV, encoded by the coding sequence TTGAAAAAAATACTTTTAATACTATCTTTTCTAATCTGTGCAAATGCTTTTTCACAGATATTATCCTCCAATGTAGAGAAGAAAACCATTGCTCTGGGAGAAACCAATCACCTTGTTATCAAGATTGATAACCTTCATGACGAGCAGGTGAATTCTGCAGCAAAAAATGAATTGCTGCCCTTTCACTTTGAAGAAACCAAAGACAGTATTGGCCAGAATGCCAATTCATACGAAAGAAAAATAGAGTTTGCGGTTTTTGAAGAAGGGAAGTTTACCATTCCTGAACTGGAGTTCAAAGTAGGAGATAAAATTCTTAAAACAATTCCCTACGAAATAGAGGTCATTAATACAGCTCAGAAAGCCGATCAGATTAATGATATTATGAAAAATAAGGAAGTTAAGCTTGAAGCCAAAGATTATTGGGAATTGTACAAGTTTTATATTCTAGCGGCATTGGCAGCTATTGCTTTGATTATTGCTATCATTATGATTGTAAAATGGGGTCGAAAAGCGAAAAGCTCTCCAGTAGTGGCTACGAATCAAACCCTGAAGGAATTAGACTCTCTTAAAAAGAAAAAATATATTGAAGGAGGAAACTTCCGTTCATTTTATGTGGAGTTGATCGAAATATCAAGGAATTTTATTACCAAACAATACCATCTTCCGGCAGATGTTCTTTTGACTGATGATCTTATTGATGTTATGAAAAAGAACAATACCATTTCTCAGGATAATGAGAAAATTGTAGAAGAAGTATTCCTGAGAGGAGATTTGGTGAAATTTGCCAAAACTTTCCCGGATCAGGCTACTATGGAGAAAGATTTTGCAGATATAAGAGACTTTGTGAAAAGATCATCCAAAGATTTAGAATTCGAAAACTTAAGAAAAGATGTTTAA
- a CDS encoding DUF58 domain-containing protein — translation MQIKDIVKKVKQIEIRTRKKTEAALMGQYHSAFKGQGMTFSEVRPYQFGDEIRRIDWNKTARFREPFVKVMEEERELTMMLVVDISASMDYGTKNQLKREYVAEIAASLGFSAAGNNDKVGLILFADKVYKVIPPQKGRKHILSIISNILTADYVPAESKIDKALEYMMGIFKRKSLVFLFSDFQDEYDSKMLRVASKKHQLLGLRIYDEKDNEIPDVGYTLLYDAETGKEIWANTSSARWRYTFAEAQKQKLRALEDDFSNSSASFMNVNTGSDYSKLLYNYFQKK, via the coding sequence ATGCAGATAAAAGATATTGTAAAAAAAGTAAAACAGATAGAAATCCGTACCAGAAAAAAGACGGAGGCTGCTTTGATGGGACAATATCACAGTGCCTTTAAAGGACAGGGGATGACTTTTTCAGAAGTCCGTCCCTACCAGTTTGGTGATGAGATCAGAAGGATCGACTGGAATAAGACGGCACGTTTCCGTGAACCTTTCGTAAAGGTAATGGAAGAAGAAAGGGAACTGACCATGATGCTTGTGGTAGATATTTCTGCCTCTATGGATTACGGAACAAAGAATCAGCTGAAAAGAGAATATGTTGCGGAAATAGCAGCCAGCCTTGGGTTTTCAGCAGCAGGGAATAATGATAAAGTGGGATTGATCCTGTTTGCAGATAAAGTATATAAGGTCATTCCGCCTCAAAAAGGAAGGAAGCATATCCTTTCTATTATCAGCAATATTCTTACTGCAGATTATGTTCCGGCAGAATCTAAAATAGACAAAGCACTGGAATATATGATGGGGATTTTTAAAAGAAAATCTCTTGTGTTTTTATTTTCAGATTTTCAGGATGAATATGATTCCAAAATGTTGAGAGTCGCCTCCAAGAAACATCAGCTGTTAGGACTGAGGATATATGATGAAAAAGACAATGAAATTCCTGATGTAGGCTACACATTATTATATGATGCAGAAACAGGAAAAGAAATATGGGCCAATACTTCCAGTGCAAGATGGAGGTATACCTTTGCAGAAGCTCAGAAACAAAAATTAAGAGCTTTGGAGGATGATTTTTCCAACAGTTCAGCCAGTTTTATGAATGTAAATACCGGTTCAGATTATTCAAAATTGTTGTATAATTATTTTCAGAAAAAATAA
- a CDS encoding GNAT family N-acetyltransferase, giving the protein MSDVIIRKAVEDDCASMLELIKELAEYEKALHEVTVTLDEFTEDGFGKSPVWGAFVAEWNGEIVGISLYYDRYSTWKGRRLYLEDLVVTEKMRGKQIGKLLFDATLEHGKSNEYSGMVFQVLNWNEPAINFYKKYSPKFDDEWLNVSIEFKN; this is encoded by the coding sequence ATGAGTGATGTTATTATTAGAAAAGCAGTTGAGGACGATTGTGCTTCTATGCTTGAGTTGATTAAAGAACTGGCAGAATACGAAAAAGCATTACATGAAGTAACCGTAACGCTGGATGAGTTTACTGAGGATGGCTTTGGGAAATCTCCGGTTTGGGGAGCTTTCGTTGCAGAATGGAATGGTGAAATTGTAGGGATCTCATTATACTATGACCGATATTCAACATGGAAAGGAAGAAGGCTCTATCTTGAAGATTTGGTAGTAACAGAAAAAATGAGAGGAAAACAGATTGGAAAACTTCTGTTTGATGCTACCTTAGAACATGGAAAATCAAATGAATATAGTGGAATGGTTTTCCAGGTGTTAAACTGGAATGAACCTGCCATTAATTTTTATAAAAAATACAGTCCAAAGTTTGACGATGAATGGTTGAATGTATCCATTGAGTTTAAGAACTAG
- a CDS encoding AAA family ATPase, with the protein MSDTYQAEDIRQLTEKVKEKNYLFSLLRQEINKVIIGQEYMVDRLLVGLLGNGHVLLEGVPGLAKTLAIKTLADAVHGEFSRIQFTPDLLPADVVGTMIYNIKDNDFSIKKGPVFANFVLADEINRAPAKVQSALLEVMQEKQVTIGDETMKLPKPFLVLATQNPIDQEGTYLLPEAQSDRFMLKCTIDYPAFEDERKVMRMVSTSHQPTVNPVISLQDIVDAKEIINQIYLDEKIEKYILDMVFATRYPENYGLSELKNYISFGASPRASINLAIASRAYAFLKGRAFVIPEDVKALAKDVLRHRMGLTFEAEAEEITTEEIISRILAKIQAP; encoded by the coding sequence ATGTCAGATACATATCAAGCCGAGGATATCCGTCAATTGACGGAAAAAGTAAAAGAAAAAAACTACTTATTTTCTCTTCTGAGACAGGAAATCAACAAGGTGATTATTGGGCAGGAATACATGGTAGACCGTCTATTAGTCGGGCTTTTAGGGAATGGTCACGTTCTTTTGGAAGGAGTTCCGGGACTGGCAAAAACCTTAGCTATCAAAACCCTGGCAGATGCGGTTCATGGTGAGTTCTCAAGAATTCAGTTTACACCGGATTTGCTTCCGGCAGATGTTGTGGGAACCATGATTTACAATATCAAAGACAATGATTTTTCTATAAAAAAAGGTCCGGTATTCGCAAATTTTGTCCTTGCGGATGAGATCAACCGTGCCCCTGCAAAAGTACAGTCGGCACTCTTAGAGGTGATGCAGGAAAAGCAAGTGACCATTGGTGACGAAACCATGAAGCTTCCAAAACCATTTTTGGTACTGGCTACTCAGAACCCGATCGATCAAGAGGGTACTTATCTGCTGCCAGAAGCACAAAGTGACCGTTTCATGCTAAAATGTACTATTGATTATCCTGCTTTCGAAGATGAAAGAAAGGTAATGAGAATGGTTTCTACATCCCATCAACCCACTGTAAATCCTGTAATTTCACTCCAGGATATTGTTGATGCAAAAGAAATTATCAACCAGATCTATTTGGACGAAAAAATAGAAAAGTATATTCTGGATATGGTTTTTGCAACCCGTTATCCTGAAAATTACGGACTTTCTGAGCTTAAAAATTATATCAGTTTCGGAGCTTCTCCAAGAGCTTCCATTAACCTTGCGATTGCTTCAAGAGCGTATGCATTCTTAAAAGGAAGAGCTTTTGTAATTCCTGAAGATGTAAAAGCATTGGCTAAAGATGTGTTGAGACATAGAATGGGATTAACCTTTGAAGCGGAGGCAGAAGAAATCACAACAGAAGAGATCATTAGCAGAATTTTAGCAAAAATCCAGGCGCCATAA